One window from the genome of Sphaerotilus microaerophilus encodes:
- a CDS encoding NACHT domain-containing protein encodes MSLLEVLITKLAPALFKAVAKYKFGHDSFATTSSSSAIDFLAKKYGTDLIEQTKSKHFLEDLLIGVCKHIEEKITIEFSGLKENNKNSAIEAIKQAIENIDVTSLVVKGSLNPGLLSNELRKEARRIQGHVDSSTLALGDLIAEICSVRIVTIAEKLPNLEIRVFQELLQRDDDNRRVLQKLLKHGEDILNVAASRTDSRSREDTEFETAYRRQLIHQLDQIELLGLTLVGGRNKKYGLSTAYVQIPSTISGGETAATSNQLQRAKKMLVRGDAGGGKTTFMQWLAVRSARNDLPSNMRSWVGLIPVFAKLRDYSTIIEPPHPTKLIESFANSILNAMPQNWAHERMSTGALFILDGLDELPTKQRIKWHEWINRFAAQTPKSVWVISSRPAALERLHEGRSLQEQFNADRFLTLNLESMSLHDCEQFIAHWHEAARPEVSEDERKLLSHSEESLRKTLHERPAVAQIASSPLMCAMICAINFEHHQRIHSDRMGLYAALLDILMHHRDAERGVENLDLPPLNLDEKKTLLDGLAYWMLRNNYSDIDKSLAIEQINVLKARLSNIDKYAPEKIYDALHERSGVLREPEHDKVDFKHRTFLEFMASRCAIETKDHGLLVGKAREVGLTQTFKSN; translated from the coding sequence ATGTCGCTACTAGAAGTACTGATTACGAAGTTAGCCCCAGCACTGTTTAAAGCAGTGGCCAAGTACAAATTTGGACATGACTCATTTGCAACAACCTCCAGCTCTAGCGCCATAGATTTTCTTGCCAAAAAATATGGGACAGACCTAATTGAACAAACAAAATCAAAGCATTTCCTGGAAGACTTACTTATTGGAGTTTGCAAGCACATAGAAGAAAAGATAACCATTGAATTCTCCGGATTAAAAGAAAACAACAAGAACTCAGCAATTGAGGCTATCAAGCAGGCAATAGAAAATATTGACGTTACAAGTCTCGTAGTAAAGGGCAGTTTAAATCCTGGCCTTCTATCTAATGAACTGAGAAAGGAGGCTAGACGGATTCAAGGTCATGTGGATAGCAGCACCCTAGCTCTTGGAGACCTGATAGCGGAAATATGCTCAGTTCGCATTGTAACAATCGCAGAGAAACTGCCCAATCTTGAAATCAGGGTATTTCAAGAGCTACTACAACGAGACGACGATAACAGAAGAGTTTTACAGAAATTACTAAAGCATGGGGAAGACATCTTGAATGTAGCGGCTTCAAGAACAGACTCGCGTAGTAGAGAGGATACTGAGTTTGAGACAGCCTATCGACGACAACTAATACATCAACTGGATCAAATTGAACTTTTAGGTCTAACCTTGGTCGGCGGGCGAAATAAAAAATATGGGCTATCGACTGCATACGTGCAGATTCCATCGACAATTAGTGGAGGTGAGACGGCTGCCACGAGCAATCAACTACAGAGAGCCAAGAAGATGCTGGTTCGAGGTGATGCAGGCGGCGGAAAAACCACTTTCATGCAATGGTTAGCAGTACGTTCTGCGCGAAATGATCTCCCCTCCAATATGCGATCATGGGTTGGGCTGATTCCGGTTTTTGCCAAGCTCAGGGATTACTCTACAATCATAGAGCCACCGCACCCCACAAAACTGATCGAATCGTTTGCAAACAGCATTCTGAATGCTATGCCTCAAAACTGGGCTCACGAAAGAATGAGTACAGGTGCACTCTTTATCCTCGACGGCCTAGATGAATTACCAACAAAACAAAGAATAAAATGGCATGAGTGGATCAACCGCTTCGCAGCACAAACACCCAAGTCTGTTTGGGTAATTAGCTCACGACCCGCTGCCCTTGAGCGGTTACATGAAGGCCGCTCCCTTCAGGAACAATTCAACGCAGATAGATTCCTGACATTGAATCTTGAGTCCATGTCACTGCATGATTGCGAGCAATTCATTGCTCATTGGCATGAGGCCGCGAGACCGGAGGTCTCGGAAGATGAAAGGAAGCTGCTTAGCCATAGCGAGGAATCTCTTCGCAAAACCCTTCATGAACGTCCGGCTGTTGCTCAAATAGCATCAAGCCCATTGATGTGCGCGATGATCTGCGCGATCAACTTTGAACACCATCAAAGGATCCACAGCGACAGGATGGGACTCTATGCTGCGTTGCTAGATATCCTGATGCATCATCGCGATGCAGAGCGAGGCGTCGAAAACCTCGACCTACCACCGCTTAATCTCGATGAGAAGAAGACTTTACTGGACGGTTTAGCTTACTGGATGCTCCGCAACAATTACAGCGACATAGATAAATCTCTAGCCATTGAACAAATAAACGTTCTCAAAGCAAGACTTTCAAATATAGACAAGTACGCGCCAGAGAAGATATACGACGCTTTGCACGAGCGATCGGGAGTACTGCGAGAGCCGGAACATGATAAAGTGGATTTCAAACATCGAACTTTTCTCGAATTCATGGCATCCCGCTGTGCAATTGAAACCAAAGATCATGGGTTACTGGTAGGCAAGGCAAGAGAAGTAGGACTTACGCAAACGTTTAAATCAAACTAG
- a CDS encoding class 1 fructose-bisphosphatase has translation MPLSSRSTLTQYLIAQRRRFPGASGDLNALILDVSLACKAIARTVAFGELADGLGAAVNAAVGGETNVQGEVQKPLDVLSNEVFLRRNEWSGTLAGMASEEMEEPSQIPAAHPRGKYLLVFDPLDGSSNIDVNVSVGSIFSILRAPQDVIDSGRDVVEADFLQPGASQVAAGYALYGPTTMFMLSVGNGVAGFTLNPNLGEFMLTHPDVRVPADTHEFAINASNSRFWEPPVKRYVDECLAGKTGPRGRDFNMRWIASMVAEAHRILMRGGVFMYPRDMKDPSKPGRLRLLYEANPIGFLMEQAGGRASTGRQPMLGVKPSALHQRIGLVFGSKNEVERIERYHHEPVTREAPAPLFQERSLFRD, from the coding sequence ATGCCTTTGTCCAGCCGGTCCACCCTGACCCAGTACCTCATCGCCCAGCGGCGCCGCTTCCCCGGTGCCAGCGGGGATCTGAACGCCCTGATCCTGGATGTGTCGCTCGCCTGCAAGGCGATCGCCCGCACCGTCGCCTTCGGCGAGCTGGCAGACGGCCTGGGGGCGGCGGTGAACGCCGCGGTGGGCGGCGAGACCAACGTGCAGGGCGAGGTGCAGAAGCCCCTGGACGTGCTGTCCAACGAGGTCTTCCTGCGCCGCAACGAGTGGTCCGGCACGCTGGCGGGCATGGCCTCCGAGGAGATGGAAGAGCCTTCGCAGATCCCGGCGGCGCACCCGCGCGGCAAGTACCTGCTGGTGTTCGACCCGCTGGACGGCAGCTCCAACATCGACGTCAACGTCTCGGTGGGCAGCATCTTCTCGATCCTGCGTGCGCCGCAGGACGTCATCGACAGCGGCCGCGACGTGGTGGAGGCCGACTTCCTGCAGCCCGGCGCCAGCCAGGTGGCCGCCGGCTACGCGCTCTACGGGCCGACGACGATGTTCATGCTCAGCGTCGGCAACGGCGTGGCCGGCTTCACGCTGAACCCGAACCTGGGTGAGTTCATGCTGACGCACCCGGATGTGCGCGTACCGGCGGACACGCACGAGTTCGCGATCAACGCGTCGAACTCGCGCTTCTGGGAGCCGCCGGTCAAGCGCTACGTCGACGAGTGCCTGGCCGGCAAGACCGGGCCGCGCGGGCGCGACTTCAATATGCGCTGGATTGCCAGCATGGTGGCCGAGGCGCACCGCATCCTGATGCGCGGCGGCGTGTTCATGTACCCGCGCGACATGAAGGACCCGTCCAAGCCCGGCCGGCTGCGCCTGCTCTACGAGGCCAACCCGATCGGCTTCCTGATGGAGCAGGCGGGCGGGCGCGCCTCCACCGGCCGCCAGCCGATGCTGGGCGTGAAGCCCAGCGCGCTGCACCAGCGCATCGGCCTGGTGTTCGGCTCGAAGAACGAGGTCGAGCGCATCGAGCGCTACCACCACGAGCCGGTCACCCGTGAGGCGCCCGCGCCCCTCTTTCAAGAGCGCAGCTTGTTCCGCGATTGA
- a CDS encoding IS701 family transposase: MKPTSRDYCQFLISTQINYTQTYFADHHQRFSHDAINRYLQAANISPADVWNLARRNIEFDDDACLVFDDSVLDKNHSHKIELVRKQYSGNAHGLIKGIGVVNCLYVNIKTGHYWIIDWRIYAPDEDGKSKLDHVQEMFDNAMAHKKLPFRTVLMDSWYATMDLMKHIHRAGKHFYCPLKSNRKVDDSQGQQPYKAVSTLQWSAQEHVHGKHVKLFKFPSDIKLKLFRVVVDTNRTDWVVTNDLSQDSTDDTHEMCAVRWKIEQYHREIKQVLGIEKCQCRMARSQKNHIACAILAWVHLCETAKALKTNIYSLKKGILSEFLKKELRSPTIRMAPI, translated from the coding sequence ATGAAACCCACGAGCCGAGACTACTGCCAATTTCTGATATCCACACAAATCAACTACACGCAGACCTATTTTGCGGATCACCATCAGAGGTTTTCTCATGACGCCATAAATCGCTACTTGCAGGCTGCCAATATCAGCCCGGCCGATGTCTGGAATCTGGCCCGACGAAACATCGAATTTGACGACGATGCCTGCCTGGTTTTCGATGACAGCGTTCTGGACAAGAACCACTCGCACAAAATCGAGCTGGTGCGCAAACAGTACAGCGGCAACGCCCACGGCCTGATCAAGGGCATTGGGGTGGTCAACTGCCTGTACGTGAACATCAAGACCGGCCACTACTGGATCATCGACTGGCGCATCTATGCGCCTGACGAAGACGGCAAGTCCAAGCTGGATCATGTCCAGGAGATGTTCGACAATGCCATGGCGCACAAGAAGCTGCCCTTTCGCACCGTGCTGATGGACTCCTGGTACGCCACCATGGATCTGATGAAGCACATCCACCGGGCGGGCAAGCACTTCTACTGCCCGCTCAAGAGCAATCGCAAGGTTGACGACAGCCAAGGCCAGCAGCCCTACAAGGCGGTCAGTACGCTGCAGTGGAGTGCCCAAGAACATGTGCATGGCAAACACGTCAAACTGTTCAAGTTTCCCAGTGACATCAAGCTGAAACTGTTCCGGGTTGTGGTTGATACCAATCGCACGGACTGGGTTGTGACAAACGACCTATCTCAAGATTCGACGGACGATACGCATGAGATGTGTGCCGTGCGCTGGAAGATTGAGCAGTACCACAGGGAGATCAAGCAGGTTCTTGGCATCGAAAAATGTCAGTGCAGAATGGCCCGGTCACAGAAGAATCACATCGCCTGCGCGATATTGGCCTGGGTCCACCTCTGCGAGACGGCCAAAGCGCTGAAGACAAACATCTACAGCCTGAAGAAGGGAATCCTCTCGGAATTCCTCAAGAAGGAACTTCGGTCACCAACCATTCGCATGGCACCCATCTGA
- a CDS encoding sialic acid TRAP transporter substrate-binding protein SiaP: protein MTTRIASAPLRRALLAAACAGVATAAAWLPTAVQAQTKTLLRISTPAVPDDWHGRMWTVFKDALDKSAPGEFDVQINLNATLFKQGTEPAAMARGNLELSSISAFDIAKQVPEFSIFTAGYVIRDPAHQQKVFAGPIGTEMFKLATDKMDVTLLTPIYLGTRQVNLRDVKPVKTPADLKGVKLRMPGSKEWLFLGEALGATATPLAFGEVYMGLKTGTIDGQDNPLPTVRAAKFYEVTKQLVLTNHLVDGIFIAISDKAWKAMSPAQQQKVSAAAAAAAAFNNENRMKEEAQIVDFFKSQGLTVTTPDVEAFRKHVQAAYASSDIAKAWPKGLLERINNTR, encoded by the coding sequence ATGACGACACGCATTGCCTCCGCGCCACTGCGCCGCGCCCTGCTCGCCGCCGCCTGCGCCGGCGTGGCCACCGCGGCCGCCTGGCTACCGACCGCCGTGCAGGCCCAGACCAAGACGCTGCTGCGCATCTCCACCCCCGCGGTGCCGGACGACTGGCACGGCAGGATGTGGACGGTGTTCAAGGACGCGCTCGACAAGTCCGCTCCGGGCGAGTTCGACGTGCAGATCAACCTGAACGCCACACTGTTCAAGCAGGGCACCGAGCCGGCGGCGATGGCGCGCGGCAACCTGGAGCTGAGCTCGATCTCGGCCTTCGACATCGCCAAGCAGGTGCCGGAGTTCAGCATCTTCACCGCCGGCTACGTGATCCGCGACCCGGCGCACCAGCAGAAGGTCTTCGCCGGCCCGATCGGCACGGAGATGTTCAAGCTCGCCACCGACAAGATGGACGTGACGCTGCTCACCCCCATCTACCTCGGCACCCGGCAGGTCAACCTGCGCGACGTGAAACCGGTCAAGACACCGGCCGACCTCAAGGGCGTCAAGCTGCGCATGCCCGGCAGCAAGGAGTGGCTGTTCCTGGGTGAGGCACTCGGGGCCACCGCCACGCCGCTGGCCTTCGGCGAGGTCTACATGGGCCTGAAGACCGGCACCATCGACGGCCAGGACAACCCGCTGCCCACCGTACGCGCCGCCAAGTTCTACGAGGTCACCAAGCAGTTGGTGCTCACCAACCACCTGGTGGACGGCATCTTCATCGCCATCTCCGACAAGGCATGGAAGGCGATGAGCCCGGCGCAGCAGCAGAAGGTGAGCGCCGCCGCGGCCGCGGCCGCGGCCTTCAACAACGAGAACCGCATGAAGGAGGAGGCGCAGATCGTCGACTTCTTCAAGAGCCAGGGGCTGACGGTGACGACGCCGGACGTCGAGGCCTTCCGCAAGCACGTGCAGGCGGCCTACGCAAGCAGCGACATCGCCAAGGCCTGGCCGAAGGGCCTGCTCGAGCGCATCAACAACACCCGGTAA
- a CDS encoding cation:proton antiporter: MNTTEIFLIAMLIIFSLPYLVWRLGRTDYYAPLVVVQIVAGILLGPGVLGAAFPDYYRFVFNPQVITALNGVAWWAVMLFVWIAGIELDLRQAWAHRRESGITAGLALGAPLVLGCVAAIAMLAVPGWIGPKAERWQFVLGVGMSCAVTALPILILLMEKLEILRRPIGQRILRYASLDDIAIWGVLALILLDWQRVGKQAAFLALFGLTSVLLRKLMLRIPERDRWYVGLIWLAACAFGADWSGLHFMVGAFLAGAVMDSHWFDQAQMDLLRHHVLLVMMPVFFLSTGLRTNWDISAGGGGGGGFAAVFLAAGWLLLASVVGKLAGIHAAGRVLGWQRGEASLIGWLLQTKALIMIIFANILLDKAVITNATFTALLLMAVASTMLTVPVVTPMLRRLEAVLGRSG, encoded by the coding sequence ATGAACACGACCGAAATCTTCCTGATCGCGATGCTGATCATCTTCAGCCTGCCCTACCTGGTATGGCGGCTCGGGCGCACCGACTACTACGCGCCGCTGGTGGTGGTGCAGATCGTCGCGGGCATCCTGCTCGGGCCGGGGGTGCTGGGTGCGGCGTTTCCAGACTACTACCGCTTCGTCTTCAACCCGCAGGTCATCACCGCGCTCAATGGCGTGGCCTGGTGGGCGGTGATGCTGTTCGTCTGGATCGCCGGCATCGAGCTGGACCTGCGCCAGGCCTGGGCGCACCGGCGCGAGAGCGGCATCACCGCCGGGCTGGCGCTGGGCGCACCGCTGGTGCTGGGCTGTGTGGCCGCCATCGCCATGCTGGCCGTGCCGGGCTGGATCGGGCCGAAGGCCGAGCGCTGGCAGTTCGTGCTCGGCGTGGGCATGTCCTGCGCGGTGACGGCGCTGCCGATCCTGATTCTGTTGATGGAGAAGCTGGAGATCCTGCGCCGCCCGATCGGCCAGCGCATCCTGCGCTACGCCAGCCTGGACGACATCGCCATCTGGGGCGTGCTCGCGCTGATCCTGCTGGACTGGCAGCGCGTGGGCAAGCAGGCCGCCTTCCTGGCGCTGTTCGGCCTGACCAGCGTGCTGCTGCGCAAGCTGATGCTGCGCATCCCGGAGCGTGACCGCTGGTACGTCGGCCTGATCTGGCTGGCCGCCTGTGCCTTCGGCGCGGACTGGTCGGGCCTGCACTTCATGGTCGGCGCCTTCCTGGCCGGCGCGGTGATGGATTCGCACTGGTTCGACCAGGCGCAGATGGACCTGCTGCGCCACCACGTGCTGCTGGTGATGATGCCGGTGTTCTTCCTGAGCACCGGGCTGCGCACCAACTGGGACATCAGCGCGGGAGGCGGTGGAGGAGGCGGCTTTGCCGCGGTGTTTCTGGCGGCGGGCTGGCTGCTGCTGGCCTCGGTGGTGGGCAAGCTCGCGGGCATTCACGCCGCCGGTCGGGTCCTCGGCTGGCAGCGCGGCGAGGCCTCGCTGATCGGCTGGCTGCTGCAGACCAAGGCGCTGATCATGATCATCTTCGCCAACATCCTGCTGGACAAGGCGGTGATCACCAACGCCACCTTCACCGCGCTGCTGCTGATGGCCGTGGCCAGCACCATGCTGACGGTGCCGGTGGTGACGCCGATGCTGCGGCGGCTGGAGGCGGTGCTGGGGCGCTCGGGCTGA
- a CDS encoding dihydrodipicolinate synthase family protein gives MSSFPSPGLNGIWPALLTPLDERLDIDGPRFASHARQLLDAGCAGVTPFGTTGEGPSFSVAERIAGVDALLAGGVPASRVLVSTSCAALPDVVALTRHAVEAGAWGCLMMPPFFLKGVPEQGVVDAFSQVIDRVADARLRLVVYHLPQVGGVPLTQGVVRALLARYPQTIVAIKDSGCKLEDSLAFAAAFMPPAGPLGVHVGNEPDLPTLARLGSRGAVSGLANFMPRLVQRLVAEPDSAAAVRDLERVQQLLAWLGGYALGPALKAIMALKSGEPGWLRVRAPLLAIGPGLLPEFERGWRAIGIDPDRD, from the coding sequence GTGAGTTCATTTCCATCTCCTGGCCTGAACGGCATCTGGCCCGCGCTGCTCACCCCGCTGGACGAACGGCTGGACATCGACGGCCCCCGCTTCGCGTCCCATGCGCGACAGTTGCTGGACGCGGGCTGCGCGGGCGTGACGCCCTTTGGCACCACGGGCGAGGGGCCGTCGTTCTCGGTGGCCGAGCGCATCGCGGGGGTGGACGCGCTGCTCGCGGGTGGCGTGCCGGCATCGCGGGTGCTGGTGTCCACCAGCTGTGCGGCGCTGCCCGATGTCGTCGCCCTCACGCGCCATGCGGTCGAAGCCGGCGCCTGGGGCTGCCTGATGATGCCGCCATTCTTCCTGAAGGGCGTGCCCGAGCAGGGCGTGGTGGATGCGTTCTCGCAGGTCATCGACCGCGTGGCCGATGCGCGGCTGCGGCTGGTGGTCTACCACCTGCCGCAGGTGGGCGGCGTGCCGCTGACGCAGGGCGTGGTGCGCGCCTTGCTGGCGCGCTACCCGCAGACGATCGTCGCCATCAAGGACAGCGGCTGCAAGCTGGAGGACTCGCTGGCCTTCGCCGCGGCCTTCATGCCGCCGGCCGGGCCGCTGGGCGTCCATGTGGGCAACGAGCCGGATCTGCCGACGCTGGCGCGGCTGGGCAGCCGCGGGGCGGTGAGCGGGCTGGCCAACTTCATGCCGCGGCTGGTGCAGCGGCTGGTGGCCGAACCCGATTCGGCCGCCGCTGTGCGCGATCTCGAACGCGTGCAGCAGCTGCTGGCCTGGCTGGGCGGCTACGCGCTCGGCCCGGCGCTCAAGGCCATCATGGCGCTGAAGTCCGGCGAGCCGGGCTGGCTGCGCGTGCGCGCGCCGCTGCTGGCGATCGGCCCGGGCCTGCTGCCCGAGTTCGAGCGCGGCTGGCGCGCCATCGGCATCGACCCGGATCGCGACTGA
- the rpe gene encoding ribulose-phosphate 3-epimerase, with product MNFRIAPSILSADFARLGEEVRNVIAAGADWIHFDVMDNHYVPNLTFGPMVCQALKKHAVKPDGSPAPIDVHLMVQPVDALALDFAKAGADIITFHPDASTHVDRTLQLIRGAGCQAGLVFNPAMPIDVLEWTIDQVDVILLMSVNPGFGGQSFIEHTLRKAERVRRLIDQSGRDIRLEIDGGVKVDNIRRIADAGADTFVAGSAIFGKPDYRAVIDAMRAELEGAR from the coding sequence ATGAACTTCCGCATCGCCCCCAGCATCCTCTCGGCCGACTTTGCCCGCCTGGGTGAGGAGGTGCGCAACGTCATCGCCGCCGGCGCCGACTGGATCCACTTCGACGTGATGGACAACCATTACGTGCCCAACCTGACCTTCGGCCCGATGGTCTGCCAGGCGCTGAAGAAGCATGCGGTCAAGCCCGACGGCAGCCCGGCCCCGATCGACGTGCACCTGATGGTGCAGCCGGTGGATGCGCTGGCCCTCGACTTCGCCAAGGCCGGCGCGGACATCATCACCTTCCACCCCGATGCGTCCACCCACGTGGACCGCACGCTGCAGCTGATCCGTGGCGCGGGCTGCCAGGCCGGGCTGGTGTTCAACCCGGCCATGCCCATCGACGTGCTGGAGTGGACGATCGACCAGGTCGACGTGATCCTGCTGATGAGCGTGAACCCCGGCTTCGGCGGCCAGAGCTTCATCGAGCACACGCTGCGCAAGGCCGAGCGGGTGCGGCGGCTCATTGACCAGTCCGGCCGGGACATCCGCCTGGAGATCGACGGCGGGGTCAAGGTGGACAACATCCGCCGCATCGCCGACGCCGGTGCCGACACCTTCGTGGCCGGCAGCGCGATCTTCGGCAAGCCCGACTACCGCGCCGTGATCGACGCGATGCGCGCCGAGCTCGAAGGCGCCCGCTAG
- a CDS encoding type II toxin-antitoxin system Phd/YefM family antitoxin has protein sequence METVNIHEAKTHLSRLVERAAQGEPFVIAKAGKALVKVMALATPEAGHMRRTGFLTGEISVPDDFDRMGADDIERLFGGGTP, from the coding sequence ATGGAAACCGTCAACATCCACGAAGCCAAGACCCACCTCTCGCGGCTGGTGGAGCGCGCCGCACAAGGCGAGCCCTTCGTGATTGCCAAGGCTGGCAAGGCATTGGTCAAGGTGATGGCGCTGGCCACCCCGGAGGCGGGGCACATGCGCCGCACCGGCTTCCTGACTGGCGAGATCAGCGTACCGGACGACTTCGACCGCATGGGCGCCGACGATATCGAGCGGCTGTTCGGCGGCGGCACACCATGA
- a CDS encoding TRAP transporter small permease yields MLRRLKAAADALGAGLFLALFAVFMVQIVARFGFNRPLPWTDELAVCLYVWVILWAAAAIVPEREHVMFDLVWNAVGGRARQFMRIAGNLMIGGLAAWALPACWDYVHFMNREGTPVLGIPFMWVFLPFVALLIALVIRALRNIGRALRGLDLEDAGVPTS; encoded by the coding sequence ATGCTGCGGCGACTCAAGGCGGCGGCCGACGCGCTGGGCGCCGGCCTCTTCCTGGCGCTCTTCGCCGTCTTCATGGTGCAGATCGTGGCGCGCTTCGGCTTCAACCGGCCGCTGCCCTGGACCGACGAGCTGGCGGTGTGCCTCTACGTCTGGGTGATCCTCTGGGCCGCAGCGGCCATCGTGCCGGAGCGCGAGCACGTGATGTTCGACCTGGTGTGGAACGCGGTGGGCGGGCGGGCGCGGCAGTTCATGCGCATCGCCGGCAACCTCATGATCGGCGGGCTGGCCGCCTGGGCGCTGCCGGCCTGCTGGGACTATGTGCACTTCATGAACCGCGAGGGCACCCCCGTGCTGGGCATCCCGTTCATGTGGGTGTTCCTGCCCTTCGTGGCGCTGCTGATCGCCCTGGTGATCCGCGCCCTGCGCAACATCGGGCGCGCCCTGCGCGGACTGGACCTGGAAGACGCCGGGGTGCCCACGTCATGA
- a CDS encoding LysR family transcriptional regulator, producing the protein MRTVTFRQLRVFVEVARHLSFVRAAEALHLTPPAVTMQVKELESAIELPLFDRQGRKVTLTTAGEYFLVYAKRLLATLKDADDAMARFRKLETGLLSVGLVSTAKYFVPRLLVKFREEHPGVEVKLQVTGNREQLVALMVNGEVDLAIMGRPPRELATRAEPFAAHPHVFVAPPDHPILRSGHPPVAALANYPLIVREAASGTRALMDRFFQDHRVEPRIAMEMSSNETIKQAVMAGMGLSFLSLHTLGLELQAGVIELVHVEDTPVMRMWNVVRLQSRVLSPAAEAFRYFILEEGETYLAEHDRPWMGSTVAKTVLPDNEPG; encoded by the coding sequence ATGAGAACCGTCACCTTCCGCCAGCTGCGCGTCTTCGTCGAGGTGGCGCGCCACCTGAGCTTCGTGCGGGCAGCCGAGGCGCTGCACCTCACGCCCCCGGCGGTGACGATGCAGGTCAAGGAGCTGGAGTCGGCCATCGAGCTGCCGCTGTTCGACCGCCAGGGCCGCAAGGTGACGCTGACCACCGCGGGCGAGTACTTCCTGGTCTACGCCAAGCGGCTGCTGGCCACGCTGAAGGATGCGGACGACGCGATGGCGCGCTTTCGCAAGCTGGAGACCGGGCTGCTGAGCGTCGGGCTGGTCAGCACCGCGAAGTACTTCGTGCCGCGGCTGCTGGTGAAATTCCGCGAAGAGCACCCGGGCGTGGAGGTGAAGCTGCAGGTCACCGGCAACCGCGAACAGCTGGTCGCGCTGATGGTCAACGGCGAGGTGGACCTGGCGATCATGGGACGCCCGCCGCGCGAGCTGGCCACGCGCGCGGAGCCCTTCGCGGCGCACCCGCACGTCTTCGTCGCACCACCGGACCACCCGATCCTGCGCTCGGGCCACCCGCCAGTGGCGGCGCTGGCCAACTACCCGCTGATCGTGCGCGAGGCGGCCTCGGGCACGCGCGCGCTGATGGACCGCTTCTTCCAGGACCATCGAGTCGAGCCGCGCATCGCGATGGAGATGTCCAGCAACGAGACCATCAAGCAGGCGGTGATGGCCGGCATGGGCCTGAGCTTCCTGAGCCTGCACACCCTGGGCCTGGAGCTGCAGGCCGGCGTGATCGAGCTGGTGCACGTCGAGGACACGCCGGTGATGCGCATGTGGAACGTGGTGCGCCTGCAGTCACGCGTGCTGTCGCCAGCGGCCGAGGCCTTTCGCTACTTCATCCTCGAAGAAGGCGAAACGTACCTGGCCGAGCACGACCGGCCGTGGATGGGCAGCACGGTGGCGAAAACGGTGCTACCCGACAACGAGCCTGGCTGA
- a CDS encoding type II toxin-antitoxin system VapC family toxin → MKLLLDTHLLLWAAGMPDRLPEAARELIESPAHELVFSAASLWEVTIKAGLGRDDFRVDARVLRRGLLDNGYTELPITSAHAVAVSGLPPLHRDPFDRLLVAQALTEGITLLTADALVAQYPGPVRRV, encoded by the coding sequence ATGAAGCTGCTGCTCGACACCCATCTGCTGCTTTGGGCTGCAGGCATGCCCGACCGCCTGCCCGAGGCCGCCCGCGAGTTGATCGAGTCGCCCGCCCACGAGCTGGTCTTCAGTGCCGCCAGCCTGTGGGAAGTGACGATCAAGGCCGGACTGGGCCGGGACGACTTCCGTGTCGATGCCCGGGTGCTGCGCCGCGGCCTGCTGGACAACGGCTACACCGAGCTGCCGATCACCAGCGCCCACGCAGTGGCGGTGAGCGGCCTGCCGCCCCTGCACCGCGACCCGTTTGACCGGCTGCTGGTGGCCCAGGCGCTGACCGAGGGCATCACGCTGTTGACGGCGGACGCCCTGGTGGCGCAATACCCAGGGCCCGTGCGGCGGGTCTGA